In Flavobacteriaceae bacterium, the following proteins share a genomic window:
- a CDS encoding GNAT family N-acetyltransferase — protein MEITIREANKSDMPQVLQLIQQLADFEKEPQAVEVTIEDLEKDGYGTHPAFKCFVAETKNKVEGIALVYTRYSTWKGTVLHLEDLIVNEAMRGSGIGTLLLDKVVVYGAELGVKRISWEVLDWNENAINFYTQKGANVMRDWDVVQLNEEGIKHYISNIN, from the coding sequence ATGGAAATAACAATTAGAGAGGCTAATAAAAGTGACATGCCTCAAGTATTACAATTAATTCAGCAATTAGCAGATTTTGAAAAAGAACCGCAAGCTGTTGAAGTTACTATTGAAGATCTAGAAAAAGATGGTTATGGAACACATCCTGCTTTTAAGTGTTTTGTTGCTGAAACAAAAAACAAGGTTGAAGGAATAGCTTTAGTATACACACGTTATTCAACATGGAAAGGTACTGTTTTACATCTTGAAGATTTAATTGTAAATGAAGCAATGCGAGGTTCTGGCATAGGCACTTTATTATTAGATAAAGTCGTAGTATATGGTGCAGAATTAGGCGTAAAACGCATAAGTTGGGAAGTATTAGATTGGAATGAGAATGCTATTAATTTTTACACTCAAAAAGGAGCTAATGTCATGCGTGATTGGGATGTAGTGCAATTAAACGAAGAAGGTATAAAACATTATATATCTAATATTAACTAA
- a CDS encoding aspartate kinase: MQIFKFGGASVKDAKGVKNIATVLQAVGYENTFIVVSAMGKTTNAIEKVIDNYINNRKELQSSIQDIKKYHNAILLDLFENEQHHIFNSISNLFKEFTHFFTTNKSPDYNFIYDQVIGYGELISTTIVSVYLEEVNIKNNWLDVRQFIKTDNFYRSAKVNWEVTQNFISKHINRSQLNITQGFLASDANNFTTTLGREGSDYTAAIFAYCLNAENVTIWKDVPGILNADPRHFENTQLLHQISYREAIELAFYGASVIHPKTLQPLQRKEIPLLVKSFLNPNNVGTRVSKGVDLEPKIPCFIVKKNQVLISLSSLDFSFIVEENISEIFNLLHQYKMKVDMIQNSAISFSVCIDNNYNNLEKLLQTLKAKFKVTHYDNVSLYTVRHYNEKSIHFLEENKTILLKQLYQETMQIVVK, from the coding sequence ATGCAAATATTTAAATTTGGAGGTGCTTCTGTAAAAGATGCTAAAGGTGTAAAAAACATAGCAACAGTATTACAAGCTGTTGGTTATGAAAATACTTTTATTGTAGTTTCTGCAATGGGAAAAACTACAAATGCTATTGAAAAAGTAATCGATAATTATATTAACAACCGTAAAGAATTACAAAGTTCTATTCAAGATATTAAAAAATACCACAATGCTATTTTATTAGATTTATTTGAAAATGAACAACATCATATTTTTAATTCTATTTCTAATTTATTTAAAGAATTCACTCATTTCTTTACTACCAACAAATCTCCTGATTATAATTTTATATACGATCAAGTAATTGGTTACGGGGAGCTTATTTCCACCACAATCGTAAGCGTATATCTTGAAGAAGTTAATATTAAAAATAATTGGTTGGATGTACGTCAATTTATAAAAACAGATAATTTTTATAGGAGTGCTAAAGTAAATTGGGAGGTTACTCAAAACTTTATTTCAAAACATATAAATCGTAGTCAGTTAAATATTACTCAAGGGTTTTTAGCAAGTGATGCTAATAATTTTACTACAACATTAGGGAGAGAAGGAAGTGATTATACTGCTGCTATTTTTGCATATTGCTTAAATGCAGAAAATGTAACTATCTGGAAAGATGTTCCTGGTATATTAAATGCAGATCCAAGACATTTTGAAAACACACAATTATTACATCAAATTTCATATAGAGAAGCCATTGAGCTTGCTTTTTATGGTGCTTCTGTAATACATCCAAAAACCTTACAACCATTACAACGTAAAGAAATTCCTTTACTCGTAAAATCATTTTTAAATCCAAACAATGTAGGTACTCGTGTTAGTAAAGGAGTAGATTTAGAGCCTAAAATACCGTGCTTTATTGTAAAGAAAAATCAAGTATTAATTTCATTATCTTCTTTAGATTTCTCTTTTATTGTAGAAGAAAATATTAGTGAAATTTTTAATTTATTACATCAATATAAAATGAAAGTAGATATGATTCAAAATTCTGCAATTAGTTTTTCAGTTTGTATTGATAATAATTACAATAATTTAGAAAAATTGCTTCAGACTCTTAAAGCCAAATTTAAAGTAACACATTACGATAATGTGTCTTTATATACGGTTCGTCATTATAATGAAAAATCTATTCATTTTCTAGAAGAAAATAAAACTATTTTATTAAAACAATTGTATCAAGAAACGATGCAAATTGTAGTTAAATAA
- a CDS encoding GNAT family N-acetyltransferase, translating to MGLVTAKEVSKAINANKYGFLGTCFGWFLMKLLKISTLNKIYNRNKHLKKLEFLNAILEEFQIKFEIPEEDLKRLPKDGSYITISNHPLGGIDGILLLKLMLEQRSDFKIIGNFLLHRIKPLKPYVMPVNPFEDRKDVKSSLTGFKQSLLHLKEGCPLGIFPAGEVSTYRDGKLVVDRPWAEAAMKLVQKAEVPVVPIYFHAKNSKFFYTLSKISDTFRTAKLPSELLTQKRRVIKVRIGRPITVKAQKEQENLADFTDFLRRKTYMLSNAYEEKSKRLENISSTLKTPLIPKIPKKIVTPIDFEVMIKEIEDLKEGDYRLLKSKNYEVYLAPAIKLPNILQEIGRLREITFREVGEGTNEAIDLDKFDTYYHHMFLWDDDKKIIAGAYRMGLGTKIFEKFGINGFYLQDLFRFEPELHKMMSQSIELGRAFIIKEYQQKPMPLFLLWKGIVHTTLRFPEHKYLIGGVSISNKFSNFSKSLMIEFMKSHYYDPYLAQYIHPKKEFKVKLKDADKDFVFDATEADLNKFDRIIDEIEPGSLRLPVLLKKYIKQNCKLIGFNVDPLFNNAVDGLMYIKISDLPDSTVRPVMEEFQAELERKFMAGDVE from the coding sequence ATGGGTTTAGTAACAGCTAAAGAAGTTTCAAAGGCTATAAATGCTAATAAATATGGTTTTTTAGGTACGTGTTTTGGATGGTTTTTAATGAAACTTCTTAAAATATCTACACTCAATAAAATATACAATCGAAATAAGCATTTAAAAAAACTTGAATTTTTAAATGCTATTTTAGAAGAGTTCCAAATAAAATTTGAAATCCCTGAAGAAGATTTAAAACGGTTACCTAAAGATGGTTCTTATATTACAATTTCTAATCATCCTTTAGGAGGCATTGATGGCATTTTACTTCTAAAATTAATGCTAGAGCAGCGTTCAGATTTTAAAATTATTGGTAATTTTTTATTGCATCGCATAAAGCCTTTAAAACCTTATGTTATGCCAGTAAATCCTTTTGAGGATAGAAAAGATGTTAAGTCTAGCCTTACTGGTTTTAAGCAATCTTTACTGCATTTAAAAGAGGGGTGCCCTTTAGGAATTTTCCCTGCAGGAGAGGTTTCTACCTATAGAGATGGAAAATTGGTTGTGGATAGGCCTTGGGCTGAAGCTGCAATGAAATTAGTACAAAAAGCCGAAGTCCCTGTTGTACCTATTTATTTCCACGCAAAAAATAGCAAATTCTTTTATACACTTTCTAAAATTAGCGACACGTTTAGGACTGCTAAACTGCCTTCTGAACTTCTAACTCAAAAACGCCGTGTCATAAAAGTTCGTATTGGACGTCCTATCACTGTTAAAGCCCAAAAAGAGCAAGAAAATTTAGCCGATTTCACAGATTTTTTAAGACGAAAAACATACATGCTATCCAATGCTTATGAAGAAAAATCTAAACGATTAGAAAATATTTCGTCCACATTAAAAACACCTCTTATTCCCAAAATCCCTAAAAAAATTGTAACTCCTATTGATTTTGAGGTTATGATTAAAGAAATTGAGGACTTAAAAGAAGGGGATTACAGGCTTTTAAAAAGTAAAAATTACGAAGTGTATTTAGCTCCTGCTATTAAATTACCTAATATTCTTCAAGAAATTGGTCGTTTACGTGAAATTACTTTTAGAGAAGTAGGAGAAGGTACTAATGAAGCTATTGACCTTGATAAGTTTGACACTTATTACCATCATATGTTTTTATGGGATGATGATAAGAAAATAATTGCTGGAGCTTATCGTATGGGGTTAGGCACTAAGATTTTTGAAAAATTTGGAATTAATGGTTTTTATCTACAAGATCTATTTAGGTTTGAGCCTGAACTTCATAAAATGATGAGCCAATCCATTGAGCTTGGTCGTGCATTTATTATTAAGGAATATCAACAAAAACCAATGCCGCTATTTTTATTATGGAAAGGAATTGTGCATACCACTTTAAGATTTCCAGAGCATAAATATTTAATAGGAGGAGTGAGCATTAGCAATAAGTTTTCAAATTTCTCAAAATCTTTGATGATTGAATTTATGAAATCACATTATTATGACCCCTATTTAGCACAGTACATTCACCCTAAAAAAGAGTTTAAAGTAAAATTAAAAGATGCTGATAAAGACTTTGTATTTGATGCTACCGAAGCTGATCTTAACAAATTTGATCGCATTATAGATGAAATCGAACCAGGTAGCTTAAGGCTACCCGTATTACTTAAAAAATACATTAAGCAAAATTGTAAACTTATAGGTTTTAATGTAGATCCTTTATTTAATAATGCAGTAGATGGTTTAATGTATATTAAAATTTCTGACTTACCAGATAGTACTGTACGCCCTGTTATGGAGGAGTTTCAAGCAGAATTAGAACGTAAATTCATGGCTGGTGATGTGGAATAA
- a CDS encoding carboxypeptidase-like regulatory domain-containing protein, which produces MWNKNIFIISFFIIVGLHTYSQTITGIILDKKTNTPIERVSVYFDNTTIGTTTNSKGEFQIDNEHNIKSPLIISFIGYKKVILNTINYNESYTILLEEEAFSLGEVIITNDDWPRALKLEEFRKHFLGTSKNAKSCTILNEDDLILRYDKQSKQLTAASKQPLLIKNKNLQYLITYDLQEFFIEYSYVRGEEERVYRYTFSSGTSFFKKTESKDNSKIKRRRANAFKGSTLHFMRALVQQKLKDRKYQLFDGSFQTQPEKFITITPIDSLNVYLLNVIPDPEIIAHRKNNPTISFNNTVPPKSLNVLYKRNRQSIFKPNQFEFIVDKNGNHFPPDAVIFSGDLGEQRLGDTFPLDYTLEED; this is translated from the coding sequence ATGTGGAATAAAAATATTTTCATAATATCTTTTTTCATTATAGTGGGATTACATACTTATTCTCAAACCATTACTGGAATAATATTAGATAAAAAAACAAATACACCTATAGAAAGGGTTTCAGTGTATTTTGACAATACTACTATTGGTACTACAACTAACTCAAAAGGCGAATTTCAGATCGATAATGAACATAATATTAAATCGCCACTAATTATCTCTTTTATTGGCTATAAAAAAGTTATACTAAATACTATTAATTATAATGAGAGCTATACCATTCTATTAGAAGAAGAAGCGTTTTCATTAGGAGAAGTTATAATTACTAATGATGATTGGCCCAGAGCGTTGAAGCTAGAAGAATTCCGAAAGCATTTTTTAGGAACATCTAAGAATGCAAAATCTTGTACTATTTTAAATGAAGATGATTTAATCTTAAGATATGACAAACAATCAAAACAACTAACAGCCGCTTCTAAACAACCTTTATTAATTAAAAATAAAAATTTACAATATTTAATCACATACGATTTACAAGAGTTTTTTATTGAATACTCATATGTTAGAGGTGAAGAAGAGCGCGTTTACAGATACACTTTCTCTTCAGGAACTAGTTTTTTTAAAAAAACTGAATCTAAAGATAATTCTAAAATTAAAAGAAGGAGAGCTAATGCATTTAAAGGTTCAACACTTCACTTTATGAGGGCTTTAGTTCAACAAAAATTAAAAGACAGAAAATATCAATTATTCGATGGAAGTTTCCAAACACAACCTGAAAAATTTATAACTATTACTCCTATTGATAGCTTAAATGTTTATTTATTAAATGTAATTCCTGATCCAGAAATCATTGCTCATAGAAAAAACAATCCTACAATTTCTTTTAACAATACCGTTCCTCCAAAATCTTTAAATGTACTATATAAACGAAATAGACAATCTATATTTAAACCTAATCAGTTTGAATTTATTGTAGATAAAAACGGAAATCATTTTCCGCCAGATGCAGTAATTTTTAGTGGTGATTTAGGCGAACAACGCTTGGGAGATACATTTCCTTTAGATTATACTTTAGAAGAAGATTAA
- a CDS encoding arsenate reductase ArsC, whose product MKNILVLCTGNSCRSQMAHGYFYTLTKNKANIYSAGIETHGLNQDAVAIMKEDGIDISNHTSNHVDEYANINFDYILTVCDHANENCPFIPSQNAVRLHHNFFDPSKVVGSKSEKQAAFFKARNEIKTYVEEFVGQYLNS is encoded by the coding sequence ATGAAAAACATACTTGTATTGTGTACAGGGAACTCCTGTAGAAGCCAAATGGCACACGGTTATTTTTATACACTTACAAAAAATAAAGCAAATATTTATAGTGCTGGTATCGAAACTCACGGATTAAACCAAGATGCAGTTGCTATAATGAAAGAAGATGGGATAGATATCTCCAATCACACTTCTAATCATGTAGATGAATATGCAAATATTAATTTTGATTATATTCTTACAGTTTGTGATCACGCGAATGAAAACTGTCCGTTTATTCCAAGTCAAAACGCAGTACGATTACATCATAACTTTTTTGATCCTTCAAAAGTAGTAGGTAGTAAGAGTGAAAAACAAGCTGCTTTTTTTAAAGCAAGAAATGAAATTAAAACTTATGTTGAAGAGTTTGTAGGACAGTATTTGAACTCTTAA
- a CDS encoding N-acetyltransferase family protein → MESISIRDMQPEDWQEVSKIYKEGIATGMATFEKKVPEYDAWNNAHLDHCRIVAIKKNAILGWAALSPVSSRCVYGGVGEVSVYVSQNSRGEGVGSLLMNALISKSELAGFWTLQSGIFPENLGSIELHKKTGFRYIGKRERIGSLDGVWKDNLLFERRSKLIGVN, encoded by the coding sequence ATGGAATCAATATCAATTCGGGATATGCAACCAGAAGATTGGCAAGAAGTATCTAAAATCTATAAAGAAGGAATAGCGACAGGTATGGCTACCTTTGAAAAAAAAGTACCCGAATATGATGCTTGGAATAATGCTCATTTAGATCACTGCAGAATAGTAGCTATAAAAAAAAATGCTATTTTAGGATGGGCAGCACTCTCACCAGTATCGAGTAGGTGTGTATATGGAGGGGTTGGAGAAGTAAGTGTATATGTTTCTCAAAACAGTAGAGGAGAAGGTGTGGGTAGTTTATTAATGAATGCTTTGATATCTAAAAGTGAACTTGCAGGGTTTTGGACTTTGCAATCTGGTATTTTTCCTGAAAACTTGGGTAGTATAGAACTTCATAAAAAAACAGGTTTTCGTTATATAGGTAAGCGAGAACGTATAGGGAGTTTGGATGGAGTTTGGAAAGATAATCTTTTGTTTGAAAGAAGAAGTAAACTGATTGGTGTAAATTGA
- a CDS encoding ArsR family transcriptional regulator, with protein MGASKLDIYNAEINDLAIIAKVFSHPARVAILQYISKQESCICNDIVDEIGLSQPTISQHLKVINDAGLLKGDFKGKSICYCLNIERFQEFQELFNLFFNKTKSNCC; from the coding sequence ATGGGAGCTTCTAAGTTAGATATTTACAACGCTGAAATTAATGATTTAGCTATAATAGCAAAAGTGTTTTCACACCCTGCTCGTGTAGCTATTTTGCAATATATCAGTAAACAAGAAAGTTGTATTTGTAATGATATTGTAGATGAAATTGGTTTATCACAACCAACAATTTCACAACACTTAAAAGTAATTAATGATGCAGGGTTATTAAAAGGAGATTTTAAAGGAAAGAGTATTTGTTATTGCTTAAATATTGAGCGCTTTCAGGAATTTCAAGAGTTATTTAATTTATTTTTTAATAAAACAAAATCTAATTGTTGTTAA
- a CDS encoding NINE protein yields the protein MSDEKSLQDDLNEMLGDTKEELKKAAERVSKKAGEFAEEAKEAIGSAKEKASEFAGDAKEKASEFTDEAKDAYEKISGENKKVLAGITAILLGGLGVHKFVLGYYKEGVILLAITIGINIFSFGFLGLLVWAFTLIEGIIYLTKTNNEFFKIYQKGKKPWF from the coding sequence ATGTCTGACGAGAAAAGTTTACAAGATGACCTAAATGAAATGTTAGGCGATACAAAAGAAGAATTAAAAAAAGCTGCCGAACGTGTAAGTAAAAAAGCTGGAGAGTTTGCAGAAGAAGCAAAAGAAGCTATAGGTAGCGCAAAAGAAAAAGCTTCAGAATTTGCAGGGGATGCAAAAGAAAAAGCTTCGGAGTTTACAGATGAAGCTAAAGATGCATATGAGAAGATTTCTGGAGAAAATAAAAAAGTGCTAGCAGGAATCACAGCGATTTTATTGGGAGGTTTAGGAGTACATAAATTTGTGCTAGGCTACTATAAAGAAGGTGTGATTTTATTAGCAATTACTATTGGTATTAATATTTTTAGTTTTGGCTTTTTGGGATTATTAGTTTGGGCGTTTACACTCATAGAAGGAATTATTTATTTAACCAAAACTAATAACGAGTTTTTTAAAATTTATCAGAAAGGAAAAAAACCTTGGTTTTAG
- a CDS encoding VOC family protein — MKNRVTGLGGMFFKTKNPDKIKEWYGKHLGLPVDAYGCTFWWKDKEGKDCSTQWSPFKEDTQYFKPSDKHFMMNFRVENLHKLLEVLKEEGVTIVGEVEEYDYGKFGWILDPEGNKIELWEPIDSAFL; from the coding sequence ATGAAGAATAGAGTAACTGGTCTTGGAGGAATGTTTTTTAAGACTAAAAACCCGGATAAAATTAAAGAATGGTATGGTAAACACTTAGGGTTACCAGTTGATGCTTACGGATGTACGTTTTGGTGGAAAGATAAAGAAGGAAAAGATTGTTCTACACAATGGTCGCCATTTAAAGAAGATACTCAATATTTTAAACCAAGTGATAAGCATTTTATGATGAATTTTAGAGTTGAAAATTTGCATAAATTACTTGAAGTTTTAAAAGAAGAAGGAGTTACTATCGTAGGAGAAGTTGAAGAATATGACTATGGTAAATTTGGATGGATACTTGATCCTGAAGGGAATAAAATAGAATTATGGGAACCTATAGATAGTGCTTTCCTGTAG
- a CDS encoding DUF1801 domain-containing protein, with amino-acid sequence MKYNATSPEDYLNQIPEDRKPAMNKLRKIILDNLPKGFEEGMNYNMIGYYVPHSVYPNGYHCDPKLPLPFMNIASQKNFIGVYHMGVYANKELYDWFVTEYSKHCKYKLDMGKSCIRLKKIEDIPYELIGELASKITAEEWITYYEDNMQKR; translated from the coding sequence ATGAAATATAACGCAACATCTCCGGAAGATTATTTAAATCAGATCCCTGAAGATAGAAAACCAGCAATGAATAAATTACGAAAAATTATACTCGACAACTTACCAAAAGGTTTTGAAGAAGGTATGAATTATAATATGATAGGTTATTACGTTCCGCATTCAGTATATCCTAATGGATATCATTGTGACCCTAAGCTTCCACTACCATTTATGAATATTGCTTCACAAAAAAACTTTATTGGAGTATATCACATGGGTGTTTATGCAAACAAAGAATTATACGATTGGTTTGTGACAGAGTACTCTAAACATTGTAAATATAAATTAGACATGGGTAAAAGCTGTATTCGTTTAAAAAAGATTGAAGATATTCCTTATGAATTAATAGGCGAATTAGCTTCAAAAATAACAGCTGAAGAGTGGATTACTTATTATGAAGATAATATGCAGAAAAGATAA
- a CDS encoding DUF4199 domain-containing protein: MKSTITKFGLYAFIIASVLFLSGFLLGKNLDFNTQAIIGYSSMVISLVFVYFGIKHYRDKENNGRVAIGKAIAIGLFISLFAALGFMIIDYIYTTQINPNFQEEYLAHSLKEMEATLSVEEFQKQKIELTQQMQNYGGPMALALLMFANVIVIGFIISLISALILQRK; encoded by the coding sequence ATGAAAAGTACAATTACTAAGTTTGGACTGTATGCGTTTATTATTGCTTCAGTTTTATTTTTATCGGGTTTTCTTTTAGGTAAAAATTTAGATTTTAATACCCAAGCGATTATAGGGTATTCATCAATGGTTATTTCTTTAGTGTTTGTTTATTTTGGAATTAAACATTATAGGGATAAAGAAAACAATGGTAGGGTAGCGATTGGTAAAGCTATAGCCATTGGATTATTTATTTCTTTATTTGCAGCTTTAGGGTTTATGATCATTGATTATATATACACGACCCAAATTAACCCTAATTTTCAAGAAGAGTATTTAGCACACTCTTTAAAAGAAATGGAAGCAACCTTATCTGTTGAAGAATTTCAAAAACAAAAAATCGAGCTAACTCAGCAAATGCAAAATTATGGAGGACCAATGGCTTTAGCACTATTAATGTTTGCAAATGTTATAGTTATAGGATTTATTATATCTTTAATATCAGCATTAATCTTACAACGTAAATAA
- a CDS encoding DNA-binding response regulator: MKKTIFVFGGLVLGVAILFQLSRYSIDSGNLKIEIAIAVIALVFFFIGVYINKKSLHKELKPSSEIDYKKIEALEITKREYEVLKEIALGLSNKEIGEKLFLSESTIKSHVSNLLLKLDAKRRTQAIQIAKSLQII, encoded by the coding sequence ATGAAAAAAACAATTTTTGTTTTTGGTGGCTTAGTATTAGGAGTTGCAATTTTATTTCAATTAAGCCGATATTCAATTGATTCGGGGAACCTGAAAATAGAAATCGCAATAGCAGTTATTGCACTAGTTTTCTTTTTTATAGGAGTATATATCAACAAAAAAAGCCTGCATAAAGAGTTGAAACCTTCAAGTGAAATTGATTATAAAAAAATTGAAGCATTAGAGATTACTAAACGTGAATATGAAGTTTTAAAGGAAATTGCTCTAGGATTATCAAATAAAGAAATAGGCGAAAAACTATTTTTATCTGAAAGTACTATAAAGTCACATGTTTCAAATTTACTATTAAAATTAGATGCTAAGCGACGTACACAAGCGATTCAAATTGCAAAATCACTACAAATTATTTAA
- a CDS encoding hydroxyacid dehydrogenase, protein MKILHLDSNHSLLINQLQDLGCINDEDYTSSKSEIEEKIYQYDGLIIRSRFTIDKTFLDKGTNLKFIGRVGAGLENIDIAYANKKGIYLISAPEGNRNAVGEHTLGMLLSLFNKLNKADIEVREGKWFRENNRGIELDGKIVGLIGYGNMGKAFAKKLRGFDVEVLCYDIKPNVGDINAKQVLLKEFQEKVDIVSLHIPQTPLTLKMINSRFISEFKKPFWLLNTARGKSVVTTDLVDALRQEKILGAGLDVLEFEKSSFESLFSEKLPEAFQYLINAKNVLLTPHVAGWTIESKEKLAKTIVDKIKAKFY, encoded by the coding sequence ATGAAAATTCTTCATTTAGATAGTAATCACTCATTACTTATAAATCAATTACAAGATTTAGGGTGTATTAATGATGAAGATTATACATCTTCTAAATCTGAGATAGAAGAAAAAATTTATCAATATGACGGCCTTATTATTCGTAGCCGATTTACAATTGATAAAACTTTTTTAGATAAGGGAACAAACTTAAAATTTATTGGACGTGTAGGCGCAGGATTAGAAAATATTGACATAGCTTATGCAAACAAAAAAGGAATTTATCTAATCTCAGCGCCAGAAGGTAATCGCAATGCTGTAGGAGAACATACTCTAGGAATGTTATTATCTTTATTTAATAAATTAAATAAGGCAGATATTGAGGTGCGAGAAGGAAAATGGTTTAGAGAAAATAATCGTGGTATCGAGCTTGATGGTAAAATTGTAGGACTCATTGGTTATGGTAATATGGGTAAAGCTTTTGCTAAAAAACTAAGAGGCTTTGATGTAGAGGTATTGTGCTATGATATTAAACCAAATGTTGGTGATATTAATGCAAAACAAGTATTATTAAAAGAGTTTCAAGAAAAAGTAGACATAGTAAGTTTACATATCCCGCAAACACCATTAACGCTTAAAATGATAAACTCAAGGTTTATAAGCGAGTTTAAAAAACCATTTTGGTTGCTTAATACAGCAAGAGGAAAAAGTGTGGTCACTACAGATTTAGTTGATGCTTTAAGACAAGAAAAAATACTAGGAGCTGGCTTAGATGTATTAGAATTTGAAAAATCTTCTTTTGAAAGCTTATTTTCTGAAAAACTGCCAGAAGCATTTCAATATTTAATTAATGCTAAAAATGTATTATTAACGCCACATGTTGCAGGATGGACAATAGAAAGCAAAGAAAAATTGGCAAAAACTATTGTTGATAAAATTAAAGCAAAATTTTATTAA
- a CDS encoding cupin domain-containing protein, with protein sequence MKPINIKDKHSLFTKNWHPHQIAIVDDMQVILAKINGEFVWHSHENEDELFQVTKGTLYMQFRDRTEIVREGELIVVPKGVEHNPMTKDGEEVHILLFEKLSTAHTGDVQADKTVSEYPKI encoded by the coding sequence TAACATAAAAGATAAACACTCATTATTCACTAAAAATTGGCATCCACATCAGATTGCAATTGTGGATGATATGCAAGTAATTTTAGCTAAAATAAATGGCGAATTTGTATGGCATAGTCATGAAAATGAAGATGAATTATTTCAAGTTACTAAAGGAACTTTATATATGCAGTTTAGAGATCGTACTGAGATTGTGAGAGAAGGAGAACTTATTGTAGTGCCTAAAGGAGTTGAGCATAACCCTATGACCAAAGATGGAGAAGAGGTGCATATTTTACTTTTCGAAAAATTATCTACGGCTCACACTGGAGATGTACAAGCAGATAAAACGGTATCCGAATATCCAAAAATATAA